A section of the Paenibacillus aurantius genome encodes:
- a CDS encoding helix-turn-helix domain-containing protein: protein MRKLRGLTQQQLAERVHINALSVYRAENGKNISPRTYCLLMAWMDDPDQPAAT from the coding sequence ATGCGGAAGTTGAGAGGCCTGACCCAGCAGCAGCTGGCCGAGCGGGTCCATATCAACGCCCTGTCGGTCTACCGCGCCGAGAATGGTAAGAACATCAGCCCCCGGACGTACTGCCTGCTGATGGCCTGGATGGACGATCCGGACCAGCCTGCCGCTACCTGA
- a CDS encoding carboxymuconolactone decarboxylase family protein, which translates to MQVRLHHQTVNPQAYQTMRKLEEFVKSTGLDPILYELIKIRASQLNGCSFCLDMHTKDIRRMGESEQRVNLISVWREVPLFTDKEKAVLELTEAVTRIGDGGVSDALYAKVREHFSETAFIALIMAINTINCWNRIAISFGMFPGCYDAGAKRSESAE; encoded by the coding sequence ATGCAAGTTCGGCTTCATCACCAAACCGTCAATCCGCAAGCCTACCAGACGATGCGCAAGCTCGAGGAGTTTGTCAAAAGCACCGGTCTCGATCCTATCCTGTATGAGCTGATCAAGATCCGGGCCTCTCAATTGAACGGCTGCTCCTTCTGCCTGGATATGCACACCAAGGATATCCGCCGGATGGGCGAATCGGAGCAGCGGGTTAACCTTATTTCCGTCTGGCGGGAGGTGCCGCTGTTCACGGATAAGGAAAAAGCGGTGCTCGAGCTGACCGAAGCCGTGACCCGAATCGGCGATGGAGGGGTATCGGATGCGCTGTACGCCAAAGTCCGGGAGCACTTCTCCGAGACCGCATTCATCGCCCTGATCATGGCGATCAACACGATCAACTGCTGGAACCGGATCGCCATTTCGTTCGGCATGTTCCCGGGCTGCTATGACGCGGGTGCCAAGCGTTCCGAATCGGCCGAGTAA
- a CDS encoding helix-turn-helix transcriptional regulator codes for MRADRLLNILLLLQNHGRLTSRELAARLEVSERTVFRDMEALSAAGVPVYAERGTNGGWMLAEGYRTQLTGMKKEELLSLLVASPAGLLADLDWRHPFESGFQKLLAAAPEAIRRDVDDVLERIHLDGAGWRQAKESLGSLAAVQEAVWGDRLLRLRYDRDGQEKERIVRPLGLVAKRSIWYLVAGTEEGMRTFRISRLLDAVVLEETFRRPEDFSLADYWESSVQAFQSSLPSCPARIRLKPECLPLLKQERYVRILRTEEAEPGWVTVHADLQTLDWGARVVLGFGPSAEALEPEELRERVRCAAEAAAALYR; via the coding sequence ATGAGAGCCGACCGTCTTCTGAATATCCTGCTGCTGCTGCAGAACCACGGCCGCCTGACCTCCCGCGAGCTGGCGGCCCGCCTGGAGGTGTCTGAGCGCACCGTGTTCCGGGACATGGAGGCGCTCAGCGCCGCGGGAGTTCCCGTCTATGCCGAGCGGGGAACGAATGGCGGCTGGATGCTGGCCGAGGGCTACCGCACCCAGCTCACCGGCATGAAGAAAGAGGAGCTCCTCTCCCTTCTCGTCGCCAGTCCCGCCGGTCTGCTGGCCGACCTGGACTGGAGGCATCCGTTTGAGTCGGGCTTCCAGAAGCTGCTCGCCGCCGCTCCGGAGGCCATCCGCCGGGACGTGGATGACGTGCTGGAACGGATCCATCTGGACGGGGCGGGCTGGCGGCAGGCGAAAGAGTCCCTTGGCTCCCTGGCGGCCGTTCAGGAGGCCGTCTGGGGAGACCGGCTCCTACGTCTGCGCTATGACCGGGACGGCCAGGAGAAGGAGCGCATCGTGCGTCCCCTCGGGCTCGTGGCCAAGCGGAGCATCTGGTATTTGGTGGCCGGGACCGAGGAAGGGATGCGCACCTTCCGCATTTCCCGCCTGCTGGACGCCGTAGTGCTCGAAGAGACGTTCCGGCGTCCGGAGGATTTCAGCCTGGCGGATTATTGGGAGAGCTCCGTTCAGGCGTTTCAATCAAGCCTCCCCAGCTGCCCGGCCCGGATCCGGCTCAAGCCGGAATGCCTGCCGCTCTTGAAGCAGGAGAGATACGTCCGGATTCTCCGAACAGAAGAAGCGGAGCCGGGCTGGGTAACCGTCCATGCGGACCTCCAGACGCTTGACTGGGGGGCCCGGGTCGTCCTCGGCTTCGGCCCATCGGCTGAAGCGCTGGAGCCGGAGGAGCTGCGGGAGCGGGTTCGCTGCGCCGCGGAAGCCGCGGCGGCCTTGTACCGGTAA
- a CDS encoding SpoIID/LytB domain-containing protein, with amino-acid sequence MKLFPKHLSRRILPVLLTGALMGGGLLPAGLGSVPPAYAESAGGLSVIQPAASLVTDPLHEKIMAKNPAAGTIELELTGTLALAPGYLVQQTLNGQTLTRSLADVMVGAANVTVTRDEQGRAAKLVIEGETPADRMRVGIRRDIANIADNSTFDHTRLDLQSKDGYRLLDKRAGRSFDIAPGKLAAFTIVDGVTVVTVDGTELYRTANRLYAEQKDPNASLLQIMTFKRAQGNPLYRGTLELSLTAAKDKLRVVNDVTLEQYLYQVVPSEMPASFGREALKAQAVAARTYALTDYYSSRFADRGFHIDDSTLSQVFNNSAENDLTTQAVNETAGLIMKSGGSLVDARFYSTSGGFGASKHEVWSDTGSNLFPGTPIPYLTAKSYTYDPSDPARMLALDMADENAVNAFYKTLSYTGYDSDSLYFRWKVGLTRQELETTINKNLADRYAADPAFILTKLPDGSFASKAIPAEGIGTLRNLYVAKRGAGGNVTELVVEGTTGTYKIIKEFNIRFTIRPSKTYTLGPDILAYRAKGGSLDYDPAGTLKNPSILYSAFFTFDLAKDAAGAVTGVTFYGGGNGHGVGMSQYGASALGAKGWKFDQILNGYYSQMQLVTAAGQPYEVRALELGGLGPMNPGETRQAQVKAVYNDGSRVDWTAGVTFTSSRPSVAAVSQTGLVTAIGYGETLITVRYGDLSAAYPLSVSSRAVSLEISGLAPMTAGETAQATVTAVYADGSRHALTSGVAFTSSSPQVAEVEATGTVRALSHGQTVITAEFEGRSAAYSLTVSPALTGLTLTGLAPMRQGDTAQAVVSAVYSDGSSVPLAGGVTFTSSQASVAAVDEAGRVTALAKGETEITASYGGKTVSYRLAVTASLVGLRVDKLHPLQTGETTQLKVWALYSDNAVQEVTVQAVWTSSRPEVAAVAPGGLVTALGKGKTQLTAGYAGSRASEELVVTKAPKGRSSAGNAEEEPNGVEEDR; translated from the coding sequence ATGAAGTTGTTTCCAAAGCATTTGTCCCGCCGCATCCTTCCGGTTCTGTTGACCGGAGCTTTGATGGGCGGCGGTCTGCTCCCGGCCGGCTTGGGGAGCGTTCCCCCGGCCTACGCCGAGAGCGCCGGAGGCCTGTCCGTTATCCAGCCGGCCGCTTCTCTAGTGACGGATCCCCTGCACGAGAAAATCATGGCCAAGAACCCCGCCGCCGGCACGATCGAGCTGGAGCTGACGGGAACGCTGGCGCTTGCCCCGGGCTATCTCGTCCAACAGACGCTGAACGGGCAGACCCTGACCCGCTCGCTTGCCGATGTCATGGTGGGGGCCGCCAACGTGACGGTGACCCGCGATGAACAGGGACGGGCCGCGAAGCTCGTCATCGAGGGCGAGACGCCGGCCGACCGCATGCGGGTGGGCATCCGCCGGGATATTGCCAACATCGCGGACAATTCCACGTTCGATCATACGCGGCTCGATCTCCAATCGAAGGACGGCTACCGGCTTCTCGACAAGAGGGCCGGCCGCAGCTTCGACATCGCGCCCGGCAAGCTCGCCGCCTTCACGATCGTGGATGGCGTTACCGTGGTCACCGTAGACGGGACCGAGCTGTACCGCACCGCCAACCGGCTCTACGCCGAGCAAAAGGACCCGAATGCTTCCCTGCTGCAGATCATGACCTTCAAGCGCGCTCAGGGGAACCCGCTTTACCGCGGTACGCTGGAGCTCTCGCTTACGGCGGCGAAGGACAAGCTCCGGGTTGTCAACGATGTGACGCTGGAGCAGTATCTGTACCAGGTGGTGCCGAGCGAGATGCCGGCCAGCTTCGGCCGGGAAGCGCTGAAGGCCCAGGCGGTCGCGGCGCGGACCTATGCGCTGACGGATTACTACAGCTCCCGGTTCGCCGACCGGGGCTTCCATATCGACGACAGCACGCTCAGCCAGGTGTTCAACAACAGCGCGGAGAACGACCTGACCACCCAGGCGGTCAACGAAACGGCCGGCCTGATCATGAAGAGCGGAGGCAGCCTGGTGGATGCGCGCTTCTATTCGACCTCCGGCGGGTTCGGGGCCTCCAAGCATGAGGTTTGGTCGGATACCGGAAGCAATCTCTTTCCGGGGACCCCGATTCCGTACCTGACGGCCAAGAGCTATACCTATGACCCGTCAGACCCCGCCCGGATGCTGGCGCTGGACATGGCAGATGAGAACGCGGTCAACGCCTTCTACAAAACTCTGTCCTACACCGGGTATGATTCGGATTCGCTTTATTTCCGCTGGAAGGTGGGCCTGACCCGGCAGGAGCTGGAGACCACCATCAACAAGAACCTGGCCGACCGCTATGCGGCCGATCCGGCCTTCATTCTCACCAAGCTGCCGGACGGAAGCTTCGCGTCGAAAGCCATTCCGGCCGAAGGCATCGGAACGCTCCGGAATCTGTACGTGGCGAAGCGCGGGGCGGGAGGCAACGTGACGGAGCTCGTGGTGGAAGGGACGACAGGCACTTATAAGATCATTAAGGAATTTAACATCCGGTTCACGATCCGTCCTTCCAAAACGTACACCCTCGGTCCGGACATCCTTGCTTACCGGGCGAAGGGGGGCTCCCTGGATTACGATCCGGCCGGAACGCTCAAAAATCCTTCGATTCTGTATTCCGCCTTCTTTACTTTCGATCTGGCGAAGGATGCCGCAGGAGCGGTTACCGGCGTAACCTTCTACGGGGGAGGCAACGGCCATGGCGTCGGAATGAGTCAGTACGGGGCGTCCGCTCTGGGAGCGAAGGGCTGGAAGTTCGATCAGATTCTGAACGGCTACTACAGCCAAATGCAGCTCGTAACGGCCGCCGGCCAGCCTTACGAGGTGCGGGCTCTCGAGCTTGGCGGGCTCGGCCCGATGAATCCCGGCGAAACCCGGCAGGCTCAGGTGAAGGCCGTCTATAACGACGGCTCCCGGGTGGATTGGACCGCCGGGGTCACCTTCACGAGCAGCCGTCCTTCCGTGGCGGCGGTGAGCCAGACCGGTCTCGTAACGGCCATCGGCTATGGCGAAACGCTGATCACGGTCCGCTACGGCGATCTTTCGGCGGCTTACCCGCTGTCCGTGTCGAGCCGCGCCGTTTCGCTCGAGATCAGCGGCCTCGCGCCGATGACGGCCGGAGAGACCGCCCAGGCGACGGTAACGGCGGTCTATGCCGACGGCTCCCGCCACGCGCTGACGTCCGGCGTGGCCTTCACGAGCAGCAGCCCGCAGGTCGCGGAGGTGGAGGCAACCGGGACGGTCCGCGCTTTGAGCCACGGGCAGACGGTCATCACGGCCGAATTTGAAGGAAGATCTGCGGCGTATTCGCTGACGGTTTCGCCGGCGCTGACCGGCCTCACCTTAACGGGTCTGGCGCCTATGAGGCAGGGGGATACCGCTCAGGCGGTCGTGTCCGCCGTCTACTCGGACGGATCGTCGGTTCCGCTGGCCGGAGGCGTCACGTTCACGAGCAGCCAGGCGTCCGTTGCGGCGGTGGACGAAGCGGGACGGGTCACGGCTCTCGCCAAGGGAGAGACGGAGATCACGGCGAGCTACGGTGGGAAGACAGTCTCTTACCGTCTGGCCGTCACGGCTTCTCTGGTCGGGCTGCGGGTCGACAAGCTGCATCCCCTTCAGACGGGGGAGACCACCCAGCTGAAGGTGTGGGCGCTGTATTCGGACAACGCGGTCCAGGAGGTGACGGTGCAAGCCGTCTGGACGAGCAGCCGTCCGGAGGTGGCAGCCGTGGCTCCCGGAGGCCTCGTGACCGCCCTTGGCAAAGGTAAAACACAGCTGACCGCTGGTTATGCCGGAAGCCGGGCATCCGAGGAGCTGGTCGTCACGAAGGCTCCGAAGGGCCGTTCCTCCGCCGGGAATGCCGAGGAAGAGCCGAATGGAGTGGAAGAAGACCGGTAA
- the glpK gene encoding glycerol kinase GlpK, whose amino-acid sequence MSKRFILSIDQGTTSSRAILFNHEGEAVRSAQREFTQFFPEPGWVEHDALEIWDSVRTVVAELMDSGVTRPEEVAAIGVTNQRETAVVWDRATGEPVYRAIVWQSRQTADLCEEWQKAGYEAAIRDKTGLLIDSYFSASKIRWILDHVEGARERAEKGELLFGTIDTWLIWKLTGGQAHVTDYSNASRTLLYNIYELAWDQELLEMTGIPAAMLPEVRSSSEVYGHALAEWVGGAPIPIAGAAGDQQAALFGQACYSEGMVKNTYGTGCFLLMNTGSKAVRSTHGLLTTLAWGIGGRVEYALEGSIFAAGSAVQWLRDGLKLISSSAETGELAASVPDNAGVYMVPAFVGLGTPYWDSDVRGSFFGLTRGTTREHMVRAVLESIAYQTKDVLTAMEIDSGLPTCALRVDGGASLNPFLMQFQSDLLNVQVDRPAVNETTALGAAYLAGLAVGFWSGTEEIASQWRIAAAYEPSMLSEAREEFYTRWKKAVAAARAFV is encoded by the coding sequence TTGAGTAAGCGCTTTATTCTTTCCATTGACCAGGGAACGACCAGCTCCCGGGCCATTTTGTTTAATCATGAAGGAGAGGCGGTCCGATCCGCCCAGCGGGAGTTCACGCAGTTTTTTCCCGAGCCCGGCTGGGTGGAGCACGATGCGCTGGAAATATGGGACTCCGTACGCACGGTGGTGGCGGAGCTGATGGACAGCGGGGTAACCCGCCCGGAGGAGGTTGCGGCCATCGGGGTCACGAACCAGCGGGAGACGGCGGTCGTCTGGGACCGGGCGACCGGCGAGCCTGTCTACCGGGCGATCGTATGGCAGTCGCGCCAGACGGCGGATTTATGCGAGGAGTGGCAGAAGGCGGGCTACGAAGCAGCCATCCGTGATAAAACGGGGCTGCTCATCGATTCCTACTTCTCCGCCTCGAAGATCAGGTGGATTCTCGACCACGTGGAAGGAGCGCGGGAGAGAGCGGAGAAGGGGGAGCTTCTCTTCGGCACGATCGATACCTGGCTGATCTGGAAGCTGACCGGCGGCCAGGCGCATGTGACGGATTATTCCAACGCGTCCCGGACGCTTCTCTATAATATTTACGAGCTTGCCTGGGATCAGGAGCTCCTCGAGATGACGGGCATTCCGGCGGCCATGCTGCCGGAGGTTCGCTCCTCCTCCGAGGTGTACGGGCACGCGCTTGCCGAGTGGGTCGGAGGCGCTCCCATACCGATCGCCGGAGCGGCAGGTGACCAGCAGGCCGCTCTCTTCGGGCAGGCGTGCTACTCCGAGGGCATGGTCAAGAACACCTATGGAACCGGCTGCTTCCTGCTGATGAACACCGGCTCCAAGGCGGTCCGTTCGACGCACGGCCTGCTGACCACGCTCGCCTGGGGCATCGGCGGCCGGGTGGAATACGCCCTGGAGGGCAGTATCTTCGCGGCCGGCTCGGCGGTTCAGTGGCTGCGGGACGGCTTGAAGCTCATTTCGTCCTCCGCCGAAACCGGCGAGCTCGCCGCAAGCGTCCCGGATAACGCCGGCGTGTACATGGTGCCCGCTTTTGTCGGGCTGGGAACGCCGTACTGGGACAGCGACGTGCGCGGGTCGTTCTTCGGCCTGACGCGGGGAACGACCCGGGAGCATATGGTCCGGGCCGTGCTGGAGTCGATAGCTTACCAGACGAAGGATGTGCTGACGGCGATGGAAATCGATTCGGGCCTGCCCACCTGCGCTCTGCGGGTGGACGGCGGGGCTTCGCTGAATCCCTTTCTCATGCAGTTCCAGAGCGACCTGCTGAACGTTCAGGTCGACCGGCCGGCGGTGAACGAGACGACGGCGCTCGGCGCCGCCTATCTCGCCGGCCTTGCCGTCGGCTTCTGGAGCGGCACCGAGGAAATCGCCAGCCAGTGGCGGATCGCGGCGGCCTACGAGCCGTCTATGCTTTCCGAGGCGAGAGAAGAGTTCTACACCCGATGGAAGAAAGCGGTGGCCGCAGCACGCGCTTTCGTTTAG
- a CDS encoding DnaJ family domain-containing protein: protein MPLWPRRTPAGDKESRKPNRPKDAEPGTGEERPMIPLPAETLEDTDVALHAERQLIQWVDEAVDDFARRGGFDNLPGKGKPLKVPEGDVLQTIMQNAKIPPPWVMLRREIGVAMEYAVELMDSGAGEQAVDDQLLLINRQILELNLMAPSLSLHRRKVSRDTIREQAAKWNEGG from the coding sequence ATGCCGTTATGGCCGCGCCGCACCCCTGCAGGAGACAAAGAAAGCCGGAAGCCGAACCGCCCGAAGGACGCGGAGCCCGGGACCGGGGAAGAGCGCCCCATGATTCCGCTGCCTGCGGAAACACTCGAGGATACCGACGTTGCCCTGCATGCCGAGAGGCAGCTCATCCAGTGGGTGGACGAAGCGGTCGACGACTTCGCCCGCCGGGGCGGCTTCGACAACCTCCCCGGCAAAGGCAAGCCGCTGAAGGTGCCGGAGGGCGATGTGCTGCAGACGATTATGCAGAATGCCAAAATCCCTCCCCCCTGGGTCATGCTGCGCCGGGAGATCGGCGTGGCGATGGAGTACGCCGTCGAGCTGATGGACTCCGGGGCCGGAGAACAGGCCGTGGACGACCAGCTGCTCCTTATTAACCGGCAGATTCTCGAGTTGAATCTGATGGCCCCGAGCCTCTCCCTTCACCGGAGGAAGGTCTCCCGGGACACCATCCGCGAGCAGGCTGCCAAATGGAACGAGGGAGGATGA
- a CDS encoding CsbD family protein has product MESMSGLGDKIKGGVSKAKGEIKDQVGNATNDKSMQAEGKKDKLKGEVQEGIGKLKDNH; this is encoded by the coding sequence ATGGAAAGCATGAGTGGATTAGGAGATAAAATCAAAGGCGGCGTTTCCAAAGCGAAGGGCGAAATCAAGGATCAGGTCGGAAACGCGACGAACGATAAATCGATGCAGGCCGAAGGCAAGAAGGACAAGCTGAAGGGCGAAGTCCAGGAGGGCATTGGCAAGCTGAAGGACAACCACTAA
- a CDS encoding sigma-70 family RNA polymerase sigma factor, producing MPSESFFPIEEPGLEELYLTYKPLLLSLGYKLLGSRTEAEDAVHDVFLSLRQSAHEPLRHPKAYLVKLLTNRCLNLLKAGRRRRETYPGSWLPEPDFSVADHPGAEGRDPGEPGEQLILRETVSYALLVLLQELTPQERAVFVLRESLGYDYKELAALLNKTEPSCRKLFSRAKAKLGKSGPPVEKPPADAEAFIRTFLEAAASGRFEPFVRLLAEEAVMVSDGGGKVRSALVPIEGRARIGAFFTGIRKKGSLHGSVRPVPGNGPASFVLDRPGRPPFVFSFAWTADGSRISAIYLLSNPDKLTLLPPLGESGALPPGPLLPE from the coding sequence TTGCCGTCAGAAAGCTTTTTTCCTATAGAAGAGCCCGGCTTGGAGGAGCTTTACCTCACCTATAAGCCTCTCCTGCTGTCGCTCGGGTACAAGCTTCTCGGTTCGAGGACCGAGGCGGAGGACGCCGTGCACGATGTCTTCCTGAGCCTGCGCCAGTCGGCTCACGAGCCCCTCCGCCATCCGAAGGCGTATCTGGTCAAGCTCTTGACCAACCGCTGCCTTAATCTGCTGAAGGCGGGACGGCGGCGGAGAGAAACCTACCCCGGCTCTTGGCTGCCGGAGCCCGATTTCTCCGTAGCGGATCACCCCGGAGCCGAAGGGCGGGATCCCGGGGAACCGGGGGAGCAGCTCATCCTCCGGGAGACGGTCAGCTATGCCCTGCTCGTTCTCCTTCAGGAGCTGACCCCGCAGGAAAGGGCCGTCTTCGTGCTTCGCGAGTCCCTCGGCTACGACTACAAGGAGCTGGCGGCGCTTCTGAACAAGACGGAGCCGTCCTGCCGGAAGCTGTTCAGCCGGGCGAAGGCGAAGCTCGGGAAGAGCGGCCCTCCCGTGGAGAAGCCACCGGCGGACGCGGAGGCTTTCATCCGGACTTTCCTCGAGGCGGCGGCAAGCGGGCGCTTCGAGCCCTTCGTCCGGCTGCTAGCGGAGGAGGCGGTTATGGTCAGCGACGGCGGCGGCAAGGTGCGTTCCGCGCTTGTGCCCATTGAGGGCCGGGCCCGCATCGGGGCTTTCTTCACCGGCATCCGCAAGAAGGGCTCTCTTCACGGAAGCGTCCGGCCGGTGCCGGGGAATGGTCCCGCCTCCTTCGTTCTGGATCGTCCCGGACGGCCCCCCTTCGTCTTCAGCTTCGCCTGGACGGCCGACGGAAGCCGCATCTCCGCGATCTATCTGCTCAGCAATCCCGACAAGCTGACCCTCCTGCCTCCTTTGGGGGAGTCTGGGGCGCTGCCTCCGGGTCCCCTTTTGCCGGAATAA